In a single window of the Streptomyces sp. CGMCC 4.7035 genome:
- a CDS encoding MerR family transcriptional regulator, translating to MRLAELSAHSGVSTATIKYYLREGLLHPGRRITATQAEYDEEHLRRLRLVRALIQVGRIPVNSAREVLAALQDEDLDRNMRLGTAVWALPHGPAPDEADPATEAARHTADALLNRLDWNYGSTPRPSGEPTAPAYGMLVTAIATLSRLGYPCAVEDLEPYARAMERIAVTDLDLVERYDTADEQVEAAVALTVLYEPVLLSLRRLAEAEESRRRFGGK from the coding sequence ATGCGACTGGCGGAGCTGAGCGCACACAGCGGGGTCTCCACGGCGACGATCAAGTACTACCTGCGGGAGGGACTGCTGCACCCCGGTCGCCGGATCACGGCCACGCAGGCCGAGTACGACGAGGAGCACCTGCGAAGGCTGCGGCTGGTACGGGCGCTGATCCAGGTGGGCCGGATCCCGGTGAACTCGGCCAGGGAGGTGCTCGCCGCACTCCAGGACGAGGACCTGGACCGGAACATGCGCCTGGGTACGGCCGTATGGGCCCTGCCGCACGGTCCGGCGCCGGACGAGGCCGACCCGGCCACCGAGGCGGCCCGGCACACCGCCGACGCGCTGCTGAACCGTCTCGACTGGAACTACGGATCCACGCCCCGCCCGTCCGGGGAACCGACCGCGCCCGCGTACGGGATGCTCGTGACCGCGATCGCCACGTTGTCCCGACTCGGTTATCCCTGCGCCGTCGAGGACTTGGAGCCCTACGCCCGCGCGATGGAACGGATCGCCGTCACCGACCTGGATCTGGTGGAGCGCTACGACACGGCGGACGAGCAGGTGGAGGCCGCCGTGGCACTGACCGTGCTGTACGAGCCGGTGCTGCTCAGTCTGCGCCGGCTGGCGGAGGCGGAGGAGTCGCGCCGCCGGTTCGGCGGCAAGTGA
- a CDS encoding HAD family hydrolase, with translation MSISAVVWDVDDTLFDYTAADRAGMRGHLAAEGLLDAYETVERALARWREITDRQWARYAAGETSFEGQRRDRVRVFLGEELTDAEADAWFRRYLDHYEAAWALFPDVLPALDALAASHRHAVLSNSSVEVQEYKLRALGVRDRFEAVLCAAELGVSKPDARAFRAACDALELAPHQVAYVGDHPEIDGRGAAEAGLLSVWIDRDGLYATGDAPPGPHRIASLAELPAVLHADSRFGAPSTFR, from the coding sequence ATGAGCATCAGCGCCGTGGTCTGGGACGTCGACGACACCCTTTTCGACTACACCGCGGCGGACCGCGCCGGCATGCGCGGACATCTGGCGGCCGAGGGCCTGCTCGACGCGTACGAGACCGTGGAGCGTGCCCTGGCCCGCTGGCGGGAGATCACCGACCGGCAGTGGGCGCGATACGCCGCGGGGGAGACCTCCTTCGAGGGGCAGCGCCGCGACCGCGTACGGGTCTTCCTGGGCGAGGAGCTGACCGACGCCGAGGCCGACGCCTGGTTCCGGCGCTACCTGGACCACTACGAGGCCGCCTGGGCCCTCTTCCCGGACGTGCTGCCGGCCCTGGACGCCCTCGCCGCCAGCCACCGACACGCCGTGCTGTCCAACTCCAGCGTCGAGGTCCAGGAGTACAAGCTCCGTGCCCTCGGCGTCCGCGACCGCTTCGAGGCGGTCCTGTGCGCCGCCGAGCTGGGTGTTTCCAAGCCGGACGCGCGGGCTTTCCGCGCGGCCTGCGACGCCCTGGAACTGGCCCCGCACCAGGTCGCGTACGTCGGCGACCACCCGGAGATCGACGGAAGGGGCGCCGCCGAGGCCGGGCTGCTGTCCGTCTGGATCGACCGCGACGGGCTGTACGCGACCGGCGACGCGCCCCCCGGACCGCACCGGATCGCCTCCCTCGCCGAACTGCCCGCGGTACTCCACGCGGATAGTCGTTTTGGAGCCCCGTCCACCTTCAGGTAA
- the ndgR gene encoding IclR family transcriptional regulator NdgR, whose product MDNSSGVGVLDKAALVLSALESGPATLAGLVGATGLARPTAHRLAVALEHHRMVARDMQGRFILGPRLAELAAAAGEDRLLATAGPVLTHLRDVTGESAQLYRRQGDMRICVAAAERLSGLRDTVPVGSTLTMKAGSSAQILMAWEEPERLHRGLQGARFTATALSGVRRRGWAQSIGEREPGVASVSAPVRGPSNRVVAAVSVSGPIERLTRHPGRMHAQAVIDAAARLSEALRRSG is encoded by the coding sequence ATGGACAACAGTAGCGGCGTCGGCGTTCTGGACAAGGCAGCCCTGGTCCTGAGCGCCCTGGAGTCCGGTCCGGCCACCCTCGCGGGTCTGGTCGGCGCCACCGGACTTGCACGACCCACGGCGCATCGTCTCGCCGTGGCACTTGAACACCACCGCATGGTGGCGCGCGACATGCAGGGCCGTTTCATTCTCGGCCCCCGGCTGGCCGAGCTGGCCGCAGCGGCGGGCGAGGACCGCCTGCTGGCGACGGCGGGCCCGGTGCTGACCCACCTCCGGGACGTCACGGGCGAGAGCGCGCAGCTCTACCGTCGCCAGGGCGACATGCGCATCTGCGTCGCCGCGGCAGAGCGCCTGTCCGGCCTTCGGGACACGGTCCCGGTCGGTTCGACGCTCACGATGAAGGCGGGTTCCTCCGCGCAGATCCTGATGGCCTGGGAGGAGCCGGAGCGCCTGCACCGGGGTCTGCAGGGCGCGCGCTTCACGGCGACGGCCCTGTCGGGCGTGCGACGCCGTGGCTGGGCCCAGTCCATCGGCGAGCGGGAGCCGGGCGTGGCGTCCGTCTCCGCGCCCGTGCGCGGCCCTTCCAACCGTGTGGTGGCCGCGGTGTCCGTCTCCGGGCCCATCGAGCGTCTGACGCGCCACCCGGGCCGTATGCACGCCCAGGCGGTCATCGACGCGGCCGCTCGCCTCTCCGAGGCGCTGCGCCGCTCCGGCTGA
- the leuC gene encoding 3-isopropylmalate dehydratase large subunit, which yields MGRTLAEKVWDDHVVRRAEGEPDLLYIDLHLLHEVTSPQAFDGLRKSGRQVRRLDLTIATEDHNTPTLDIDKPIADPVSRVQLETLRKNAAEFGVRLHPLGDVEQGVVHVVGPQLGLTQPGTTVVCGDSHTSTHGAFGALAFGIGTSQVEHVLATQTLPLARPKTMAITVDGELPEGVTAKDLILAIIAKIGTGGGQGYILEYRGSAIEKLSMEARMTICNMSIEAGARAGMIAPDETTFAYLKGRPHAPEGADWDAAVEYWKTLRTDDDAEFDAEVHIDAASLSPFVTWGTNPGQGAPLSASVPDPASYEDASERLAAEKALEYMGLEAGQPLRSIKVDTVFVGSCTNGRIEDLRAAAAILKDRKVADGVRMLVVPGSARVGLQAVSEGLDVVFKEAGAEWRHAGCSMCLGMNPDQLAPGERSASTSNRNFEGRQGKGGRTHLVSPQVAAATAVIGHLASPADLSDVPAPAGV from the coding sequence ATGGGTAGGACACTCGCGGAGAAGGTCTGGGACGACCATGTCGTCCGGCGCGCCGAGGGCGAGCCCGACCTCCTCTACATCGATCTGCACCTGCTGCACGAGGTGACCAGCCCGCAGGCCTTCGACGGGCTGCGCAAGAGCGGTCGGCAGGTGCGCCGGCTCGACCTCACCATCGCGACCGAGGACCACAACACCCCCACCCTCGACATCGACAAGCCCATCGCGGACCCGGTCTCCCGGGTGCAGCTGGAGACGCTGCGCAAGAACGCCGCGGAGTTCGGCGTCCGACTGCACCCGCTGGGCGACGTCGAGCAGGGCGTTGTGCACGTCGTCGGCCCGCAGCTGGGTCTGACCCAGCCGGGCACGACCGTCGTCTGCGGCGACTCCCACACCTCCACGCACGGCGCCTTCGGCGCGCTGGCGTTCGGCATCGGCACCTCCCAGGTCGAGCATGTGCTGGCCACCCAGACGCTGCCGCTGGCCCGCCCGAAGACCATGGCCATCACGGTCGACGGCGAGCTGCCCGAGGGCGTCACCGCCAAGGACCTGATCCTGGCGATCATCGCCAAGATCGGCACCGGCGGCGGCCAGGGCTACATCCTGGAGTACCGCGGCTCGGCCATCGAGAAGCTCTCGATGGAGGCCCGGATGACCATCTGCAACATGTCGATCGAGGCCGGCGCCCGCGCGGGCATGATCGCCCCCGACGAGACCACCTTCGCGTACCTCAAGGGCCGTCCGCACGCCCCCGAGGGCGCCGACTGGGACGCCGCGGTCGAGTACTGGAAGACGCTGCGCACCGACGACGACGCGGAATTCGACGCCGAGGTCCACATCGACGCGGCCTCCCTCTCGCCGTTCGTCACCTGGGGCACCAACCCCGGCCAGGGCGCGCCGCTTTCGGCGTCGGTCCCCGACCCGGCTTCGTACGAAGACGCTTCGGAGCGTCTGGCCGCCGAAAAGGCCCTGGAGTACATGGGGTTGGAGGCCGGGCAGCCGCTGCGCTCCATCAAGGTGGACACCGTCTTCGTAGGTTCCTGCACCAACGGCCGCATCGAGGACCTGCGCGCCGCCGCCGCGATCCTCAAGGACCGCAAAGTCGCCGACGGCGTACGGATGCTGGTCGTCCCGGGCTCCGCGCGCGTGGGCCTCCAGGCCGTCTCCGAGGGCCTGGACGTGGTCTTCAAGGAGGCCGGCGCCGAATGGCGGCACGCGGGCTGTTCGATGTGTCTCGGCATGAACCCGGACCAGCTGGCCCCGGGCGAGCGCTCCGCGTCCACCTCCAACCGCAACTTCGAGGGCCGGCAGGGCAAGGGCGGGCGTACGCACCTGGTCTCGCCGCAGGTCGCCGCCGCCACCGCGGTCATCGGCCACCTGGCCTCCCCGGCCGACCTGTCCGACGTCCCCGCGCCCGCTGGAGTCTGA
- a CDS encoding SCO5555 family protein — MDNDGQLELYTAVAAQLKEAHASVRALQVPEGVRMALTRKLLVITAAAKHDPAEATRRLERFMTDLDQERFPEEEL; from the coding sequence ATGGACAACGACGGCCAACTCGAGCTCTATACGGCGGTCGCGGCCCAACTCAAGGAAGCGCACGCAAGCGTGCGCGCACTGCAAGTCCCGGAGGGCGTACGGATGGCGCTGACCCGGAAGCTGCTGGTCATTACGGCCGCGGCCAAGCACGATCCCGCCGAAGCGACCAGGCGTCTGGAGCGGTTCATGACCGACCTCGACCAGGAGCGATTCCCGGAAGAGGAACTCTGA
- the leuD gene encoding 3-isopropylmalate dehydratase small subunit codes for MEAFTTHTGRAVPLRRSNVDTDQIIPAHWLKKVTRDGFEDGLFEAWRKDSSFILNQPEREGATVLVAGPDFGTGSSREHAVWALQNYGFKAVISSRFADIFRGNSLKNGLLTVVLEQKIVDALWELTENDPTAEVTVDLEAREVRAEGITAAFELDENSRWRLLNGLDDISITLQNEADIAAYEAGRPSYKPRTLQV; via the coding sequence ATGGAAGCATTCACCACGCACACCGGCCGGGCCGTCCCGCTGCGCCGCAGCAACGTCGACACCGACCAGATCATCCCCGCCCACTGGCTCAAGAAGGTGACCCGCGACGGGTTCGAGGACGGGCTGTTCGAGGCCTGGCGCAAGGACTCGTCCTTCATCCTCAACCAGCCCGAGCGGGAGGGTGCGACCGTCCTGGTCGCAGGCCCCGACTTCGGCACCGGCTCCTCCCGTGAGCACGCCGTCTGGGCGCTGCAGAACTACGGCTTCAAGGCGGTCATCTCCTCCCGTTTCGCCGACATCTTCCGCGGCAACTCGCTCAAGAACGGCCTGCTCACGGTCGTCCTGGAGCAGAAGATCGTGGACGCGCTGTGGGAGCTCACGGAGAACGACCCGACGGCTGAGGTCACTGTGGACCTTGAGGCGCGTGAGGTGCGCGCCGAGGGCATCACCGCCGCCTTCGAGCTGGACGAGAACTCCCGCTGGCGGCTGCTGAACGGCCTGGACGACATCTCCATCACCCTCCAGAACGAGGCCGACATCGCCGCGTACGAGGCGGGACGCCCCTCGTACAAGCCGCGGACGCTCCAGGTCTGA
- a CDS encoding HU family DNA-binding protein: MNKAQLVEAIADKMGGRQQAADAVDAVLDAIVRAVVGGDRVSVTGFGSFEKVERPARYARNPQTGERVRVKKTSVPRFRAGQGFKDLVSGTKKLPRGGEVAVKKAPKGSLQAAGAAATVKKAAAKKAAKKAAPAKKVTAKKAPAKKTTAAAKKTTAKKAPAKKTTAAAKKTTAKKATAKKAPAKKAPAKKSSARKTTAKKTTARG; encoded by the coding sequence GTGAACAAGGCGCAGCTCGTAGAAGCGATTGCCGACAAGATGGGCGGCCGCCAGCAGGCTGCCGATGCTGTCGACGCGGTCCTGGACGCCATCGTCCGCGCGGTGGTCGGAGGCGACCGGGTTTCGGTCACCGGCTTCGGTTCGTTCGAGAAGGTCGAGCGTCCGGCCCGTTATGCCCGCAACCCCCAGACGGGCGAGCGGGTTCGGGTCAAGAAGACCTCTGTGCCGCGCTTCCGTGCCGGTCAGGGCTTCAAGGACCTGGTGAGCGGCACGAAGAAGCTGCCGCGTGGTGGTGAGGTCGCCGTCAAGAAGGCGCCCAAGGGCAGCCTCCAGGCAGCCGGCGCCGCGGCCACGGTCAAGAAGGCCGCGGCCAAGAAGGCCGCGAAGAAGGCAGCGCCCGCGAAGAAGGTCACCGCGAAGAAGGCCCCCGCCAAGAAGACGACGGCGGCGGCCAAGAAGACCACTGCGAAGAAGGCCCCCGCCAAGAAGACGACGGCGGCCGCCAAGAAGACCACGGCCAAGAAGGCCACCGCCAAGAAGGCTCCGGCGAAGAAGGCCCCGGCCAAGAAGTCCTCGGCGCGTAAGACGACCGCCAAGAAGACCACCGCCCGCGGCTGA
- a CDS encoding DUF4188 domain-containing protein: MSGKPIEGRMTAASEGEVVVFHIGMRINSFAAVRSWWPVAKAMGPMLAELARDKDSGLLGYKSLLGGVREVYLVQYWESKEKLLAYAAAPDKNHRPAWAAFNRRLREGKGKVGFWHETYIVPAGSHESIYMNMPEFGLGKATGVVPVGRRGDRAADRLRTS; this comes from the coding sequence ATGAGTGGTAAGCCGATCGAAGGGCGCATGACCGCCGCGAGCGAGGGCGAGGTGGTCGTCTTCCATATCGGGATGCGGATCAACAGCTTTGCCGCGGTGCGCAGTTGGTGGCCGGTGGCCAAGGCCATGGGGCCGATGCTCGCGGAACTGGCACGGGACAAGGACAGCGGACTGCTCGGCTACAAGTCCCTGCTGGGCGGGGTGCGCGAGGTGTACCTGGTCCAGTACTGGGAGTCGAAGGAGAAGCTCCTCGCCTACGCCGCCGCGCCGGACAAGAACCACCGGCCGGCCTGGGCCGCTTTCAACCGGCGGCTGCGTGAGGGGAAGGGAAAGGTCGGCTTCTGGCACGAGACGTACATCGTGCCCGCCGGGTCCCATGAGTCGATCTATATGAACATGCCCGAGTTCGGCCTGGGCAAGGCCACGGGCGTGGTGCCGGTCGGCCGCCGGGGCGACCGCGCCGCCGACCGACTGCGGACATCCTGA